The genomic window GGAGAACGGTGTGAGGACCGCAAGAACGCCCGTCCCAGACGTGCTAAAGGTTCTTGAATACAAAACGCCGGTCACGAGGCTCGACTGGTACAACCAGGGGAAGTTTGTGATTCAGGATTTGGCGAGCGCCTACGTCGCTCATGTCCTAAACCCGGAGCCGGGCGAGAGGGTTCTTGACCTGGCCGCCGCTCCGGGAAGCAAGACCTTCCATGCTGCATCGCTGATGGAGAATAAAGGAGAAATCGTCGCGGTTGACTACTCCTACGACAGGCTCATGAGGATGAAGGAGAAGATGAAGCTCCTGGGGATTAAAAACGTCAGGCTCGTTCACGCGGACGGCCAAAGCTTTAGGGACAAGGCCAAATTCGACAGGATAATCCTCGATGCGCCGTGTTCAAGCTCAGGAACCTATAGGCAGTTTCCTGAGGTAAAGTGGCGCTTTGATGAAAAGAAGATTAAGCGCATTATAAGTGTCCAAAGGAACATGCTCCGTAACGCCTACGAGAACCTTCGAGACGGCGGTGTGATGACCTACTCAACCTGCTCGATTAGAGTTGATGAAGATGAAGAAAACGTGCTCTTCGCCGTTGAAAGGGTCGGGCTGGAGCTAATAAAGGAGAGTTTCAGCTGGGGGGATAGGGGATTCATGGAGGTTGGGGATAAGGTTTTCAGGGCATGGACCCACAGGCACGACTGCAACAGCTTCTTCATAGCAAAATTAAAGAAAAGATAAGAAAAGATATTCTAATGCTCTCCTATTGCTTCTCTGAGTATTTTCACAGCTTCTTTTTCAAGGAGATATGCTTTTCTGATTTCCCAGAACTTTGGAACTGGTAATGGAGTTCCTCTCCATAGTTTTTGTCTTATAGTGTTTAAATCATTGCTTCTCCATGCGTCCTCTATTAATTCTGTAGCATTGTTATGAAGCTCTAATGCTTTTTGAAGAGATTTATTGTTAATATTAAGCATGGTAGCATTCTGATAGAGAGCGTTGAACTCATCATAGTATTTGAAGAACCAGTTTGTCCAAACATATGACAACGTTATTATATTAGTATACAAGTTTTCTCCTTTCGACACCAATGTAGGTATGCTACCAATGACAATTACACTAAGGTCGAATCCATTAACTGAAAATGGTAGTATAATACTCCCTCTTTCAAATGGCATTTGTCTCCATTTCCTGTTATCAAAGTCATATTGGAATACTTTAATTTGGTTAATGTCTGAGACATTGTTAATTTCGAGCTTAAAGTGGCCAAAGCCTGTTGACGTTATCACGAACGCTCTTAAGTTTTTAACTTCTGGAACATTTCCGATTATTTGTTTCAGAGTATCTTTTGAAATTTCATAAACTTCAATGTTATCAACATTAACGTCAGTTGAATATAGCCCAATATCATCAGGTGCTTCTAGTAATCTTGGCCTTACTGTTATCTCAATTGGAATCGTTAGTACTGAGTTAGTTCCTTGAATCAAGATTTTTCCTTTATAAGTTCCAGTTCTTGTGTTGAATGGAATCTTCAGAGCAACGTGAACTGGAACACTTTCATTGGGTGTCAGTGATATCACATGTGGATATGAAGTGTAGTTAATTGCGATTGAATCTTTTCCATCGGAGAGACTTGTTACTCCGATCCTTGCTATGTCTTGAATAGCAGAGTTTATTGTGAAGTCCAAGTTTATAATCTTTCCACTTACTGTACTGAAGTTGAATCCTATAGCTGAGGCTTTGAACTTTGTTGATATGGGCTCATTTAAAACATAAACAGAGAATGTCGTCTGCCTCATAAATGGAACTCCATTAACTTCACCGCTCGCTTTTAGAGTTATTGTATAGCTCCCAGCTTCTTTTGGAATGTAGTATGTATAGTAAATTCCGTTCTTGTTGTTATCAAGTTCTAGATAGTCTATATTTCCATCCGGTTTAACTATGGTTGCGTTAATATTTCCCTTTACTGGATCACCATTTCTGGTTAAAACTCCAATGAGTTTTATTGGTTCACCAAGTTTGTATGTATTCTTTTCGGTAAATAGATCAACTGTTAAGTTGGTATCTGCAAGTACCATTGCTGTAACATTTTCTCCATTCTCAGAGACATCAACTGCGGTAATGTTCATCTTCCACTCTCCAGGGAGTGGATTCTTGACTTCATATATAGCGTAAGTATCACCCTTGGTGTATGTAAGGTTTGAATTGCTTTGGGCTATTTCTGGAGTTATTACACTTCCATTGGGAGTTATTAGAGTTAGGTTAAATTTACTGCCAGACCAAGCTATAGAAAATTCTGCTGTTCTTACTGTGGGATCTACTAACACAGACCGGGTCGTACTTTCACCAGGTTTTAGTTCAATAGATTCGGAACCAAGTGTATTCCTATTCGTGATCATACCCTTTATGGAGTTATATATCTTTAAAAGAACTTCTGCTTTTCTTGCTTCGTAGTATTTTCCTCCAGTTATATCGGCTATTTTCATTAACAGATCAGAATTCAAAAATGGTCTGTTTTCAAGAGTATACCAACCGCTTGTCAGTCCAATAGTGTAAACTTTCCATCCTTTGTCCCTAAACCACTTTGCTACTGTTATTGGATTGTATGGATCTCCCCAGTTATCATCGCCATCAGTTAAGAGCATTACATATTTTGGATAATTATCTTGAGCATTCGAAAGA from Thermococcus sp. includes these protein-coding regions:
- a CDS encoding RsmB/NOP family class I SAM-dependent RNA methyltransferase; amino-acid sequence: MELFYRISFQEVVADALSLVEERELSSKHALERVFKKVAGRDREKARGLAHAYVFEIEKWRAKIDFIINSVLKGSTVEDLNPYLANLLRIGTFEIHFRKVPPAVATDSIIRVVKERFDFSRAKFVNALMHSIEKFDVEKALKRLKEKDRIAWLSVRFSHPRWYVEYVVDLLGYDEAVRLLLSNNRPQRYYVRANTLKTDVDSLRDYLEENGVRTARTPVPDVLKVLEYKTPVTRLDWYNQGKFVIQDLASAYVAHVLNPEPGERVLDLAAAPGSKTFHAASLMENKGEIVAVDYSYDRLMRMKEKMKLLGIKNVRLVHADGQSFRDKAKFDRIILDAPCSSSGTYRQFPEVKWRFDEKKIKRIISVQRNMLRNAYENLRDGGVMTYSTCSIRVDEDEENVLFAVERVGLELIKESFSWGDRGFMEVGDKVFRAWTHRHDCNSFFIAKLKKR